The segment TAAGATATGGAATTGGTCACACCTGTTGCTTGAAAACGCTAAGCTTATTGCTTCCATAACGAGGTGCAAGCACGCAATGGACACTAGAATGTTTGAAAAATTTCTTGGTTTCTTCATCATGAGTTTGCATGACACCATCCTGGATTTAAAcccacataatatttttaaaatggatgTATATATAATATGTGTATGTAGACATAATCCATGCCTATCCAAAGTATGATTTTGGAACTTGATAATAGCCTGTTAACTACTAGTCATAATTATCAACtactggattaaaaaaaaaaaaaaaaaggtgccaatagtaaaaaaaatcttagagtTGACCCAGTCAGGGTCTCACTCAGGGTCAACCAACCTGCCCGAGTCACTTGGGTTTGACCAGCTATATGtccaaaatgattcaaaaacaaACTTGGTTTGGGCCAAGTTCTTGATCAGCGGGTTACTAGGATGACTTATTGAGTTAGATGAGGTTTAGTAACTATGCTTTCAAGTTGCATagaaaaacaactaataaattgttaacatacACTGCaatgtttattaaggttttggAAGTGCTTACCGTTTTCAGACAGAATGTGTCATGTGAAGTTTTATCGTCCCATAGTAGCATAACCACACGGACCCCTTCTTCTGACTTGTACTTTAACAACTCTCCCAGAGTAAGCTCACCTCCCGCTGGCAATGGCTTTGTTGGCTCCCTCACCAGCTTGATACGGTGGTACACTGACCACCCCACAATATATATCAGGTTGTGAGCTTCTAAGATAGCATGGCATATGTCTTCCCAACAACTACTATGCTGAAAAACTTTCCCATCATCCAGGGTAATTTTAGGTAGCACAGCATCAGGTACATGAGCATCTTGGTAAAGTGTCACTGACCCTCCTCTCCGGAGTGGAAAATATGTATTGGGAACTCCTTTGTATTCCGGTCCATCACCGACACCATCTTTGTATAAAGGATTGTCTTCAACTGGCTTGAATTGAATGGAAAAATGCAACTCAGGGTAAGGTTTCAGGCAAGTTCCAGAAGTGCAAATGATAGGAAACCAATCATTCATAGTATTTCCAGAGACGATTTTCTCAACTGGTATTTCCACTACTCCAATAAGTTGTGCCCCAAGAAAATCATTGTCCTTGACATGAAACTCTACTTTGACAACAGGGTGGGCAACTGGGACACAGAAATGCTCATCCCACAAAGGGTTCTCGCAATTGGCAATCACTCTAGTCTGGGCTACTGTTGCCCCTGCAAGGCAAACAGACACGTAGGGATCACTAGTAATGATTGAATGTTTGCCTGAATGTGTCATGGGTTTGTGTCCACAAAGTGGTGAGTAAGATCCACACATAGTAAAAcattttctcatattttctgAAGCTAGATCCATATTTGGAAGAGATTTAGCCTCTAAGATCCATATGTCCAATTCCCCATGCAAAAAAACAGATTCTTTAGAAGACTGAATTGCAGTGGATTGAGCCTTCCGAGGAACATTGGTTTCTGTACTCATTCTGTCTTGTTAACTTTGCAAACACCAGATTCTCAAGGGCCCTCCTATATTTGCCAAAACTATACCCAAATTTAATCAATCAGATGCTAACGTTATATTGTAGATAGCCAGCCCCCTGAGATGAATCGAGTCTATGTTATAGTTCCTTAATCCATGCAAATATAACTTGCATCTACATCACAAAGCTTGTGAAACTCATTGCTTTGCAGAAGGAACGAGCATCATAAGCAGTCAGAAAATATGGAAACACAGTGTTCTGACTTGAGCCCATATCAAATGCATTATGCAGAGATTGCAGTCTCCATAGGTTGACCCCAGGAATCTTCCCCTGCCAGGGAAAGAAAGATGAGGAGAAGCAAAAGAATCAgattaaagaacaaaaacatgTACATAACCTACACAACCACTTACTAACACCATGCATGCACATAAAGACATTAAAGACAAAAGAACAAACATGACACAAACCACAAAACATCAATCTGCTAGAGTAGCCAAAAGATTACTCAACTTCCTTCACATACCATGGATGTTCCACTATAAGAATCCTCTACATAAAGTCCAACGTTTACATTATCATTGATGCCAAATTGGTATTTATTCTAGACAAAACTAAGATGGAAGCACCTGAACTTATtgcgtgtttggtattgtaatacaagttttttttaattgagaatacatcgaaattatatttttttaaataaaatttattattgatattagtGCATGAAAACTAtccaaaaacatctaaaaatattaattttatattttttcgggcaacaatcaatttaaaaagcaagttataatacaaaaacaaacactcgcTAGTTTTAAAGCATTTTCATAAATTAGAAGTTATCtcttaatctttcaaatttcatataaaCACTATAGTTTTATTTGTCCTGTCACAGAAGTGATATATACTTATTAATCACACCATATCACTATTAAATTAACAAGAGCTAGCAGTATAACACTATAGGCTTAATTTAttctaattgataattaattgaaGTCAGCTAAAACACATCtaatttttccttaaaatatataaaaattctcTTAACCATGCTAATCTAACATAGTAATTATTCATGTCCCAGCTTTTTTCATCTTCCATGGAATCCAAGTTTGTGGATCAACTTTCCCAAGGTGAAACAACGAAGAATAAACTAAGAGCATATCAATCTCTCGTAACTcacaaccaaaaacaaaatccagcTCGAGTTCGGATATGGCTGTCCTACTTAAGATCCGATCAAGAAAATTCCTATTCGCGTTGCATGAAAGCTAGTTGAGGATACCCTAAGCATTagatcataaaaagaaaataaaaaaatataagtttcaCCATTACATTAAAAAGATAGCTATCAAAGTGGTGAGGTTATTAATAATAAACCACGCATAGTTACCTTGAGAAGAGAAGCAAGGAGGAAGATAGATGTAGGGATCGGAGAATGGAGAAAATGGATGATAATGAGAAGGGTACAAAAGTGGTGCAATGGCCTGAAGCAGTGCCAACCCACCATCTTTCGGGGAGGAGGAGGGCAGCGAAAATGGCGGGAAGTCTTGAGCTATTTTATGAGGATGGCTATTATTAGCTGTTCTTTAGATTTGTTTTGGCCATACCCACTAACCTTTCTAGCTTTCTCAAGTATAATTTTGCTAACTTTGGATGTTCATgcttgttaatattaattagcgATTGAGTTGTAATACTCTAAATTAAGGAGTCCAGTATTTTACTAAACTAGCCCATTACCCTCACTGCgtgattttttgtttaaaaacaatattattaattattagaattcaaatacaatattttttattataattataaaatataaaaaaataaaaaataaaaaatttgacaatTTTACCGTTAATCTACTATAGCTcctctctcattttattttattgtagatGTTTATAATagactttttctttcttggccCCATAACTTTCcgtctatttttgttttattttttaaactttatttgtgTTCATCAAATATTCTAATGTTTAATtatcgattaattttataaaaaataatttgatttttaaaaaaaaactaaaattcaagaatcaagattgaaattgaaatttccaaaaaaaaaaactttacttgTGTTTATTGTTTAAATGATGTCGAAatgttcaatttagtccttaaaatTTCACATTTTACATATctagtccttattctttgattttatggtttggtctttccatatatttttcaagtctagaaaaaagaaaacgtctatagaaaaaaaaaatgaggaaagctctTGAGTAGTTAAATTTTAGccatcaataattataattttaataattttagatttatttttaaaaagtgaaattgATGAATGTGATTTCTAACTTTATTGAGGTCCAACAAGGTAGATtaaggttaaaaataataatatgatttgattttgagtttttttgtcaaattaaaatgtgttttgagattaaaaatagGGTTTTGGAAGTATATATAAtggtttttctatgtttttaaataaaaataattgagatttaatcttttaaaatctaaaaacttaaaccctaatttttttcgCACCAGAATAAGCTTCAATGGTCACAAAATGCTGTAGACAAATGACATGAGAACAATGTTATTGatggtatttaaaaaattatgcagGAATGGGCTACATgtctatctttaaaaaaaaaaaaaaaattcaagcgtACAAACCTGGCCTTCCACCCCAAGCTTGAAGCGTGCCTGGACTTTATTATTTTGGGCTAGACACACGGGCTAATATATACAGCCCAAGCATGTCTaccatttctctctctttttttttattaaaaaatagcttTATCATTTTGAgcttataaggtttttttttaataatatgatagactttagtaaaattatttaaataatatttgatattttttcaattagaccattgttttcaagataaaactaaccattacttttttaatagttatataTGAACTTAGtatgattcatttttttaaaagaaaatcccTCATGAACATCAAATGCAAtaagatatttgttttatttttttattgtaaatttttaaatgtttttattcatttatatatgtgtatgtatgtatgtatgtatgtatgtatatatatatatatgtatgtatgtatatgtattatcaatttatggtttttttgaagttttttttaattatgataatttttttattaaaaaaacaatatttctaaaaaagaagaaataatttgtaaaaagaGAGTTTTGATTAGAAAGGCACATTTTTCACTCCTTATTTAAAttcaatagaattttttttttctaatttgtattttaattgccttcatttttttatttaataaaccatgtttctaataaaaaaaattgtttttttaactttttttcaaaatttaaatcattgtgTTTTCTTATGAATATCCATTTTTATTGCCAtacaattaaataagaaaataagaatttatCCATGTTAAGATCGACTTTCcactttagtttttaattaatattaataactcTTTCTAtgattcatatatttttcaatttgttttataataactttGCCGCCCCACCTCATGATATTCATTACCACATAGGGAAACTGACTTCTCCAACTGAATTTTCTGTAAACAAATTGTCAAGAGACAGCTGTCAGAATCAATTGTAAAAGCAACCGAACTTGTTTTCTACTAGAAACTTAAAGTAgcatcaacattttatttcctAGGAGCTCAAAAAGTGAGCTGAATACAAAATACTTGCTTTCTAGTAACTAAACGTATGGTATGGTGACATTACAGAGCAATGCATGCACCCTAAAAACAAACCCcggactgtttttttttttcctataagatCATTCCCAttgaaattgaggaaaaaagtTGACAGACAGATTGTATGAAGACATGCATAACCTGGCAACCTCATAGAACAGTTCAAGCAGTCCAATAAAAAACAGACGCATTCCTACTTTCCTAGTCTCATATAGGCAACAACAAACACAAGACTATTTACCAAAACAGACATCGAATGTTTATTTCCTGCTGACTCGTGACAATGAAAATTGAAAGACGAAGGTGATTTCCATTCTCTCTTCCACCTCAAAGAACCATCAGTCTTCTCAATATCCTCCCTGCACAACCCATTAAGGATGAGTGAAACAAGATGATATGGTAAATGGCAAAAAAGAGCTAGTTCTTTCTTGAAGTTGATATAGTGTTCAACTTCTCCTCGCATTTCAGCAGTATCCAGTTTCCCACGATAGATCAATTGGTAATTGCGTGATAGCAATCACAAGACTCTTGATGAAACTTTCCTGTCATCTAACTTGTAACCAGTCACCAGCTAACCTAGTTACACAAGATGACGTTTTAATCTATCAACCTGAAAACAAACCTACACGTCATCCATGTATGTAAGGCTCTGCAAACCATTCTTCCTCCATCTCCGGTATCAAACCACCCAGGTAtaatctaaaaactaaaaagaggtTCTAGTTAATTACTTAATGGGGGAGTGCCTTACTTGGTCTGACCACCCTGGTTTCCCTGGTGGTGCATAGTTCCCTTGCTCTCCTTGCGTGCTCCTCTGCTCCATTTGTGCGGACCTTGGACCATCACCTGGGTTATGTTGTTGTCCATAGCCAGTATTTCCACCTTGCCCATAGTTTCTAATGGGAGGTTGCCTTACTTGGTCTGACCACCCTGGTTGCCCTGTTGGCGCGTAGTTCCCTTGCTCCCCCTGAGTGTTCATCTGCTCCATTTGTGCGGACCTCTGACCATCACCTAGGTGACGTTGTCCAGTGCCAGTATTTCCACCTTGCCCATAGTTTCCAGCATGGGTGGGGGAATAATTCCTGTCACCTCCCCTATAATCTCTTTGCCCAGGAGATCCATGATCCCTGGGATCTCCTTGCAGGAAGCTCCTTTGATCTGGGGCATAATGATTTCCATGCTGTCCTTGGTTGTAACCTTGCTGTCCTGGGGGATAAAGATTCCCCTGCTGCCCTTGGTTGTAACCTTGCTGTCCTGGGGGATAATGGTTTCCATGCTGTCCTGGGTTGTAAGCTTGCTGTGCTGGGGGATAAAGATTTCCTTGCTGTCCTTGATTTGTGTTCCTCACTCCAGGGGCATGATCCCTATTGATCATCGGCATACTACCGCCTGGCCCTGGAGGACCACGATTTTGCTGTGGTGGGTAATTTTGTTGAGGACCATAGTTACTACCACCTCCTTGCATGTGCCCTTGTTGACCGTGCTGGGGTGGCGGCCCTTGATGATTTGGCATTGGACCTCCTTGCTGGTTAAATCTAGGTGGACTTCTATTCCTCTCATACCGTCTTTCTCCCCCTCTGTGAACTGGGGGTGGTCTCGGAGTAATCACTCCATTTTCATACTTGTCTCCTGCAAAGCAGATTACATCAGTTTAAATCACCATCCTAACAAACCATATCATTCTGCATTTTAACTAACTTGTGCAATAACCAAAACTACCAAAGTTAAAGGACTAATACTAGCTTAAACAAGTAAAACAAAAACCCTACATATATCACGCAATAACCCAAATACAAATTTAACTACTGAACAgaacaaacaaattttaatCACAAGGAGAAAAACCTGACCTCCGTATTCCTTGTTCACTGGATCAATATACGAATCCGGTAGTACAAAAACAACCCCAGGAACATCTGTTTAAACCATCATACATAACAAGTCAGCAAGCATTCCAGACAATAACAAGGCACAAACTAAGAATGCTAAAAACAGAGACAAACCGACCGACAAGACCCGACCTTTAAACTTTTCTGACTCCTGTTCAGACATCAAAGCCTGAAACCCTTGATAAGTAGTTGTGCTACAAGCATAAATCTTCTTCTTCGCCTCCTCAATACTTCAAAAAACATCACAACagcattaattatatatagatttcaagctaaaaataaataaattaataaataaataataacctGATGTTGAGTCCTTGGGCACAGATTCGTTCATAAGTAGCGACCATTTCTTCAGGGGAGGGTTTGGGATCTTTGGGGAAATCAACGGTGATGAGCCAGTGATTGTAATCGCAGCCTGGGAACAGAATTGTGTCCTCAGTGATTTCGTCTCCGTCCTCGTAAAGCTTGTACTTTTTCTCTGGTCTCGCCGTCGTCGTTGACATCATCGACACCCTGGTTCCCGTGAAAACCCGCGATCGGGAAATGATTGTAGGGGACTGTGCGGCTGGTGGTGCGATTGGTACAGGAATGGAGAAAGGACGTTGCAGTGTGGAAGAGAGTGGAGTTAGGGTTCGACGGAGGCGGAGGAGGCGGAGCGCCATGGCGTAATCGTGAGTGCTAGGGTTTTAGAGCGGGTTTaggaatttcttttctttttggtaagACACTCACCCTCCCGCTCTAGTACCTGAGTAGCTGTTTTTCAGGATTAATTGCATATTTAGTCCCTCTACTTCGAGAATTTTCTTAATGTAGTACCTCTATTATTTCTTGGATTTTATGCGGTCCCTTAACTTAAGATGTTTTTATAATGTGATCCCTCCTTTAAGATTTCGTTTGAGTTACATACTAGTcccacttttaaaaaaaaaatagataaataataaataaaaattaaatttgagaatcattaaaaataatataaatatcttcactcaactttaaaaaaaaaaattactctccTGTTTctcataaaagaaatatttaagttaaaacttgttaaaatatatttttcatttaaaaaaactctaagaATATAGAATTATGTTATTAATGTTGGATTCCTGAATATTATACATGCAAcatgaacaataaaataaaattattcaggAGTCACTAGGATCCTGTTAGACAAATCCGGATTTATTAcctgaaaatttgatttttttcaactttaaataaacatttaaaGGTTGGGTGGTTGCAAACCACAAATCATCCAATTATACAACCTCCAATGATAATTCATATAAACCACAATGAGAAAACTCATAAATCTTTATTTAGAAAAGAGAAATTGTCATATCCAAAGCGTTAGCTTTCTATTCTGTGACCTACGTAAGTCTAACATAcaaccactaaaaaaaataaaaggcatgacttactatttatagaaaaatatgaaaaactctataaattaataaaatatcaatttgcccaTTGAATAATATCCATGTATTAATtgaggataattttagaaattaacccaatcaagtccttacttgatttttctaggtctaaaaatataatttttatattaattatattctaatccttaattttaaaaatatattttaatcaagtcatacttaattaaattatctcaGTTTAATTTCTGATTAATAGTTCTTAATATGTGTATCTTATTAGGTTCATAATATATTtgtccaaatataaattataattataattaaataaattaaataaattaaataatttaatttgttatcaattcaacaagtaattgatttatatttgaatatcaGATGCATCAATATATTGgttcaaatataaattctaattctaattaaataaattaaacaatttaatttattatcaatttaacaattgattaatttatatttgaagataaaGTGCATTGTCTAGCGATGTGTCATGATTctccaaatattagaaaagtgaTTAGTGATTTAACTTAACATTTTAGTGACCAGTTTCTCattgtaattaatatcattttatcaataatgtttcgatttaacattaaagcataaagtatgtttgtcatgttaaataatgtttgttctctacataatagtcatttatcttttgaataagatttgaaattcttttcaaatctcattctatGTTGACCAAAAATTTATCggttaatattatttgaaaataaatggaatattttttctaattcacctacAGTGATGAATCCTCTCATGATCACTCAAGTACTTTCACTTGGTTCATGTTATACTCAATATATGTCCATTCGTTACCTCagttaaaataacatataacagAATCAAAGTATAACAttatctatataagataacttaatgatCTTAAATCTAAGGATTACTTACATAACCGTCATGTGAGCCTTTCCATTGATATATGTGATctcttcatatgaaattctcatattGGTCATTTTAGTGTACATGTCTCATGATAAGTATTtatatattagttctaggtattTCTTATACTCCAGCTCATGAAAACAACTGCTTCATTTCATAAGGAAAGAACATGATATGTACTAGTCTTTACGGCTCTGATAAATATCTAATATTTAAGAGTGCATCAACCAATAACATTTTAGGAACAATGTTTCGATACAATaagaatcttataattataacaattttataactttatttgcaaagcatttttgccccgtgaactttatctttactctagattcataaatcaaatattagatttattaatctgaatattaaagataaattaagtatttatgaataataaatatgtatttatataaatataataatattacgTATAACAAACCAATTGACTATAtgacatattaaactaacaattaATCTGTATGATTCATACAAAAAAGGCCAACCTAAATATGTTTGGCTAACTAATTAAAAGCTGGTCATGGGATTTATTTGGATCCTATATCTAAAGAATTTAAAGCTAGAAAAGTtagagaatttttattttgatgatgatgaacctagttataaaacttaaattgatATGTAGATTGATTCGAGATCTGAATTAGTtcgagtttgaaaaaataaaaaaataattaatctggaTGGTTTAAtcaaaaaaaccatgttgaccTATAATTTAGATAACCTGAGATAAAAtctagttaaaaattaattgattctttttgaaaaaaaaatcacatcaatcCGAGTCGACTCTCTTATCCTTTGACTCACACCTTATCATAGATGGATTTTATATCTATAATGATGAGGTAGCAATCCACCATAGTTTTCCACCGCGCATCTCATCCATGGAGTAGGAGTGGAGTTCTCATTTGGATGgtaatttttcttgctttctatATGTTTCGACTATGTAAAATTGTGATGTTTTTCCTAGTGTTTGGCAATAATTTTCCTTGCATGAATTGGCAAGATCTACCATTTAGCTCAGTAGTTCATGTTACATAAACTAATTCAACATAATGACAGTTGTGAGATCCATTCTTGCGCTCTGATTTAGACTTATGATGTGTTTGTCTGTCTCTTTCCAGAAAAGAGACAACGTTTGAAAGATGCATGGAGGACTAGCCCAActagttttctttcctttactgAATCTATtacagttaattttttataaattaatattttcaaaataacaaaaatttattaattaagtgagatattatttaaactttaaatctaagaaaagactgaataaaaatattatttaatcgaTATTACTAATTTATTGAGTATTAATTTATCAAGGTTATCATGCTATATATTCTTTAAGGTTGCTTGAGCAGGGCACTGGAGTTTAGTTTAAAAAGCTTGTAGTTTCCACAATCATGCTGTGGTATTCCATTCACGTaattcaacatattaaaaatagattaaatttaatggaaattatatttatttgaagtcATGAaagtaaaaatcataaatttatccCAAGTTAAGCTTAAAAGCAACTGCATGTCTAAACTCctcccttgtttttttattaagtaaaataattgtttgataattacCTTCTACGTTAAATAAACTGAACTGGGATTCTTTGTGAAGCtctattatttatatgaatagtaattgttttttccatttcaactcatttttctctttttagttttttttatttcatccttaatCTTTTGTTAACAATTGTTTTGCCAACACTTGTTCATGTTACTCTTAAACTGAccaaattaactaaattatattGGAATAATtctcaaacaatttaattttaaacctggtCTTGATAAGCAGTGCGGTCAAAtaagttttttctattaattttatttttttttaattttattttctaacattttcTTACATGTCGATCGGGTTACCTTTAAACTGACCAAGTCAACTAAGTTATGGTAAAACAACTCCCACCcggtttaattttctttcatttctctccttttttctttctattttttcttctttttttccctcaatttcttctttagatattttttaacagtcatccaagttgtttttaaataagttaaattgATCAGATCA is part of the Populus nigra chromosome 8, ddPopNigr1.1, whole genome shotgun sequence genome and harbors:
- the LOC133702085 gene encoding multiple organellar RNA editing factor 1, mitochondrial; amino-acid sequence: MALRLLRLRRTLTPLSSTLQRPFSIPVPIAPPAAQSPTIISRSRVFTGTRVSMMSTTTARPEKKYKLYEDGDEITEDTILFPGCDYNHWLITVDFPKDPKPSPEEMVATYERICAQGLNISIEEAKKKIYACSTTTYQGFQALMSEQESEKFKDVPGVVFVLPDSYIDPVNKEYGGDKYENGVITPRPPPVHRGGERRYERNRSPPRFNQQGGPMPNHQGPPPQHGQQGHMQGGGSNYGPQQNYPPQQNRGPPGPGGSMPMINRDHAPGVRNTNQGQQGNLYPPAQQAYNPGQHGNHYPPGQQGYNQGQQGNLYPPGQQGYNQGQHGNHYAPDQRSFLQGDPRDHGSPGQRDYRGGDRNYSPTHAGNYGQGGNTGTGQRHLGDGQRSAQMEQMNTQGEQGNYAPTGQPGWSDQVRQPPIRNYGQGGNTGYGQQHNPGDGPRSAQMEQRSTQGEQGNYAPPGKPGWSDQGGY